The Acidobacteriota bacterium DNA window CCCGAACCGGTCCCTGAGGAAGGTCGCGAGACGCCGCTTGAGCTTGACCTCCGCCTGCCTCATCGCCTCCCGCGTCACCCCGAACTCCTCCCCGAGCTGCTGGAGGGTGGCCGGTTCGTCCGCGGCCAGCCGCCGGTCGAGCAGCGCCCGGTCGCGCTCCCCGAGGCCCGCCCGGAACTCCTCCAGCGCCGCGTCGATCCGTTCCTTGACCTCGGCTGCGGCCACCTGGTCGAAGGCGCTCGGCCCTTCTGCCGGAAGCAGGTCGCCCAGGCGTGTCCGCTGGTCCTCCCCGACCGGCACATCGACCGAGACGTCCTGCGCCGACAGCGCCCGATCGACATCCTCGACATCCTCTTCGGAGACGCCGAAACGCGCCGCCAGCAGCTTGGTGGTGGGCGCGATCCCCTGGGATTCCAGCTTTCTCTGCTCCCGCCGGAGGTTGTAGAGCAGCTTCCTCCGGGCGTTCGTCGTCCCCACGCGGACCAGCCGGGCGTTGTCGAGCAGGTACTTGAGGATGTAAGCCTTGATCCACCACGAGGCGTAGGTGGAGAAGCGAACCCCGAGATCGGGGTCGTACCGCTTGAGCGCCTCGAGCAGGCCGATGTTTCCCTCCTGGATGAGATCCATCACGGACCGGAGCGCCCGGCGGTACATCAGGGCGAGTTTCACCACCAGGCGGAGGTTCGCCGTGATGAGACGCTTGGCCAGCTCGGGATCGCCCGTCTCGCGATAGCGCCGCGCCAGCTCGCGCTCCTCCTCCGGGTCGAGCGGCGGGAACTTCCTGACTTCCTGGATGTACCGGGCGAGGGGATCGATCGCCGACGGCAGCGGCCGCTCGCGCAGGGGGACGAGCGCCGCTGTCTCGGCATCGCCGCGTCCTTCCTCCTCGAGATCCTCCTCCGGCACCAGGTCCGGCTCCTCGGCCGGAAACTCGCCGCGAGGATCGAGCGGAAGACGCTCCGGCTTCGGGTCGTTCGCC harbors:
- a CDS encoding sigma-70 family RNA polymerase sigma factor; this encodes MTRRGEANDPKPERLPLDPRGEFPAEEPDLVPEEDLEEEGRGDAETAALVPLRERPLPSAIDPLARYIQEVRKFPPLDPEEERELARRYRETGDPELAKRLITANLRLVVKLALMYRRALRSVMDLIQEGNIGLLEALKRYDPDLGVRFSTYASWWIKAYILKYLLDNARLVRVGTTNARRKLLYNLRREQRKLESQGIAPTTKLLAARFGVSEEDVEDVDRALSAQDVSVDVPVGEDQRTRLGDLLPAEGPSAFDQVAAAEVKERIDAALEEFRAGLGERDRALLDRRLAADEPATLQQLGEEFGVTREAMRQAEVKLKRRLATFLRDRFGEEVRLHFLQ